One genomic segment of Dysosmobacter sp. Marseille-Q4140 includes these proteins:
- the asnB gene encoding asparagine synthase (glutamine-hydrolyzing) → MCGIAGEIDYTRDLRTQAEVIEAMQAALRRRGPDQEGLYRSPHALLAHTRLCVVDREGGRQPMGGEGPAGPCRLVYNGELYNTEDLRRELTDRGWTFQGRSDTEVVLKSYLEWGEACPERFNGIFAFAVWEEDGETLFLARDRMGVKPLFFSLLPDGGLVFASELKALVRHPAVPPELGREGAAELLLLGPGRTPGCGVFRNVRELLPGQCGTFSRRGLHLRRYWSLRAEPHTEDEAQTVAHVRFLVEDAIRRQLVSDVPVGTFLSGGLDSSIISAVASRALGERGEELRTFSVDYRDNGRYFTAGHFQPSQDGPYIQTMVDFLGCRHTAAVLDPAQVAGALDEAAQARDLPGMADIDASLLLFCRRVRRDVTVALSGECADEIFGGYPWFRDPPAAGEFPWARSTAWRTSFLSPEWAEGLDAEEFVRARCRSPLAQADCLPEDGPARRRARQLMHLNMNWFMQTLLDRKDRMSMWSALEVRVPFCDWRIAQYLYNVPPELRDLGGQEKGLLRAAAAPWLPREVLERKKSPYPKTVHPLYLELVSGQLRKVLADNTSPLLDLVRREALEALLVRRDAQPWYGQLMTTPQTIAYFLQLDHWLRTYQVRLV, encoded by the coding sequence ATGTGCGGGATTGCGGGAGAAATCGACTACACGCGGGACCTGCGGACGCAGGCGGAGGTCATCGAGGCCATGCAGGCGGCGCTGCGGCGGCGGGGCCCGGACCAGGAGGGGCTGTACCGCTCCCCCCACGCCCTGCTGGCCCACACCCGGCTGTGCGTAGTGGACCGGGAGGGCGGCCGCCAGCCCATGGGCGGAGAGGGGCCGGCAGGGCCCTGCCGGCTGGTCTACAACGGAGAGCTGTATAACACGGAAGATCTGCGCCGGGAGCTGACGGACCGGGGCTGGACCTTTCAGGGCCGCTCCGACACGGAGGTGGTGCTCAAATCCTATCTGGAGTGGGGCGAGGCCTGCCCTGAGCGGTTCAACGGCATTTTCGCCTTCGCCGTGTGGGAGGAGGACGGGGAGACGCTGTTCCTGGCCCGGGACCGGATGGGGGTGAAGCCCCTGTTCTTCTCCCTGCTCCCCGACGGAGGACTGGTGTTCGCCTCGGAGCTGAAGGCCCTGGTACGCCATCCGGCGGTGCCGCCGGAGCTGGGCCGGGAGGGAGCGGCGGAGCTTCTTCTCCTGGGCCCCGGCCGGACACCGGGCTGCGGCGTGTTCCGCAATGTCCGGGAGCTGCTGCCGGGCCAGTGCGGCACCTTCTCCCGCCGGGGGCTGCATCTGCGGCGGTACTGGTCCCTCCGGGCGGAGCCCCATACGGAGGATGAGGCCCAAACCGTGGCCCACGTGCGCTTTCTGGTGGAGGACGCCATCCGCCGCCAGCTGGTGTCCGACGTGCCGGTGGGCACCTTCCTCTCCGGCGGGCTGGACTCCAGCATCATCAGCGCCGTGGCCTCCAGGGCCCTGGGCGAGCGGGGCGAGGAACTGCGGACCTTCTCCGTGGACTACCGGGACAACGGCCGCTATTTCACCGCCGGGCACTTCCAGCCCTCTCAGGACGGACCCTACATCCAGACCATGGTGGATTTCCTGGGCTGCCGTCACACCGCCGCGGTGCTGGACCCGGCCCAGGTGGCCGGCGCCCTGGATGAGGCCGCCCAGGCCCGGGACCTGCCGGGCATGGCGGATATCGACGCCTCGCTGCTGCTGTTCTGCCGCAGGGTCCGCCGGGATGTGACGGTGGCCCTGTCCGGCGAGTGCGCCGACGAGATCTTCGGCGGCTACCCCTGGTTCCGGGATCCTCCGGCCGCCGGGGAGTTCCCCTGGGCCCGGTCCACCGCCTGGCGGACCTCCTTCCTCTCGCCGGAGTGGGCGGAGGGGCTGGATGCGGAGGAATTCGTCCGCGCCCGCTGCCGGTCCCCCCTGGCCCAGGCGGACTGCCTGCCAGAGGACGGTCCAGCCCGGCGCCGGGCCCGGCAGCTGATGCATCTAAACATGAACTGGTTCATGCAGACCCTGCTGGACCGGAAGGACCGGATGAGCATGTGGAGCGCCCTGGAGGTCCGGGTCCCCTTCTGCGACTGGCGGATCGCCCAGTACCTTTACAACGTCCCGCCGGAGCTGCGGGACCTGGGCGGCCAGGAAAAGGGGCTGTTGCGCGCCGCGGCGGCGCCGTGGCTGCCCCGGGAGGTGCTGGAGCGGAAGAAGAGCCCCTATCCCAAGACTGTCCACCCCCTGTATCTGGAGCTGGTATCCGGGCAGCTGCGGAAGGTGCTGGCGGACAATACCTCTCCCCTGCTGGACCTGGTGCGGCGGGAGGCTCTGGAAGCCCTGCTGGTCCGCCGGGACGCCCAGCCCTGGTACGGCCAGCTGATGACCACCCCCCAGACCATCGCCTACTTTCTCCAGCTGGACCACTGGCTACGGACCTATCAGGTGCGGCTGGTATGA
- a CDS encoding glycosyltransferase, producing MRICIYSGGERLVAKSGVGQAIRHQREVLRRAGVETTDRWSSDTWAVHINTVLPDILPAVLWARLTGRKVVCYGHSTMEDFRRSFRGSDALAPLFRRWITFCYGLGDVVLTPTEYSRSLLESYGLRRPVYAISNGVDTDFFAPDPGLREAFRRRRGLRDGEKAVVSVGHLIARKGLPEFADLARRMPDVRFIWYGWTDPRLVPAEIRQVLDTAPENLEFPGYVGREELREAYCGADAFAFLSHEETEGIVVLEALACGIPTVLRDIPVYNGWLEDRKNVYKSADQEGFRRTLEGILSGSLPDLTAAGRAVAEERSLEAVGRQLREIYRRENILPLPAPAHAQA from the coding sequence ATGCGGATCTGCATATACAGCGGCGGTGAGCGCCTGGTGGCCAAAAGCGGCGTGGGCCAGGCCATCCGCCATCAGCGGGAGGTGCTGCGCCGGGCGGGCGTGGAGACTACGGACCGCTGGAGCAGCGATACCTGGGCCGTCCATATCAACACGGTGCTGCCGGACATCCTGCCGGCGGTGCTCTGGGCTCGGCTGACGGGGCGGAAGGTGGTCTGCTACGGCCACTCCACCATGGAGGATTTCCGCCGCTCCTTCCGGGGCTCTGACGCCCTGGCCCCTCTGTTCCGGCGGTGGATCACCTTCTGCTACGGGCTGGGGGACGTGGTGCTGACCCCCACGGAGTACTCCCGCTCCCTGCTGGAGAGCTATGGGCTGAGGCGCCCGGTCTACGCCATCTCCAACGGCGTGGACACGGACTTCTTTGCACCAGACCCGGGCCTGCGGGAGGCGTTCCGGCGCCGCCGCGGTCTGCGGGACGGTGAGAAGGCCGTGGTCTCCGTGGGCCATCTCATCGCCCGCAAGGGCCTGCCGGAGTTTGCGGATCTGGCCCGGCGGATGCCGGACGTCCGCTTTATCTGGTACGGCTGGACGGACCCCCGCCTGGTGCCCGCCGAGATCCGGCAGGTGCTGGACACGGCGCCGGAGAATCTGGAGTTCCCCGGCTACGTGGGCCGGGAGGAGCTGCGGGAGGCCTACTGCGGCGCCGATGCCTTTGCCTTCCTCAGCCACGAGGAGACGGAGGGCATCGTGGTGCTGGAGGCCCTGGCCTGCGGGATCCCGACGGTGCTGCGGGATATCCCGGTGTACAACGGCTGGCTGGAGGACAGGAAAAACGTCTACAAGTCCGCCGATCAGGAGGGGTTCCGGCGGACGCTGGAGGGCATCCTCTCCGGCTCTCTGCCGGACCTGACGGCGGCGGGACGGGCCGTGGCCGAGGAGCGGAGTCTGGAAGCCGTGGGGCGGCAGCTGCGGGAGATCTACCGCAGGGAGAACATCCTGCCTCTGCCGGCGCCGGCCCACGCCCAGGCATGA